AGCCCTTCACATATTTCGGTCATCGAATCGCACCGGCTGAGGACGCCAAACAGCATGGTCACCAGCTGGGGTTTTGCCTTAAACGTCTTATAGTAATGGTCTGCACCATGCTTTTTCACCAAGCT
This window of the Williamwhitmania taraxaci genome carries:
- a CDS encoding DUF4372 domain-containing protein is translated as MGKNTEIKLVGQPIFKQAINLIDAINVSSLVKKHGADHYYKTFKAKPQLVTMLFGVLSRCDSMTEICEGL